Proteins from a genomic interval of Oncorhynchus clarkii lewisi isolate Uvic-CL-2024 chromosome 13, UVic_Ocla_1.0, whole genome shotgun sequence:
- the LOC139424181 gene encoding protein PERCC1-like, giving the protein MAAGVIRTFRLSATPSCYLPIILQHSLMDEEEEEREEEEEEEEEEEEEEEDREEEEGDEEQEAFSSPAPCSSDLTNQLLRFADTISRDVMRYFGCRHDDPDACDIYSDNDRISTATSGRRRYYDDLVRMATGSPESVSRAGNHQGPCVSVAGGDGSLGPLAELFDCRIGPSQGRCRPMNKRHLPLSFWNEPIPCLPVGTLISADNTRTHHNTHSHDNTTSHDNTHTHPDFSDLLAYWDPNPDLTHTHTDLTHTDLTHIQTPI; this is encoded by the exons ATGGCGGCAGGTGTCATCAGAACCTTCCGTCTCTCGGCCACTCCCTCCTGCTATCTACCCATAATCCTCCAACATTCCCTCATGgacgaggaagaagaggagagggaggaggaggaggaggaggaagaggaagaggaagaggaagaggag gacagggaggaagaggaaggtgaTGAGGAGCAGGAAGCTTTCTCAAGCCCCGCCCCTTGCTCGTCAGAtctgaccaatcagctgcttcgGTTTGCTGACACCATCAGCCGGGACGTCATGCGATATTTTGGCTGTCGCCACGACGACCCGGACGCCTGTGACATCTACAGCGACAATGACCGCATCTCCACAGCAACAAGCGGACGACGGCGTTACTATGATGACCTGGTTAGGATGGCAACAGGAAGCCCGGAGTCCGTGTCTAGGGCTGGCAATCACCAAGGACCGTGTGTTTCTGTTGCCGGGGGTGATGGAAGTCTGGGTCCGTTGGCCGAGTTGTTTGACTGTCGGATTGGGCCGAGCCAGGGACGATGTCGTCCAATGAACAAGAGACACCTCCCTCTCAGCTTCTGGAACGAGCCAATCCCCTGCCTCCCTGTGGGCACGCTCATTAGTGCTGACaatacacgcacacaccacaacacacactcacatgacaacacaacctcacacgacaacacacacacacacccggacTTCAGTGACCTGCTTGCTTACTGGGACCCCAATCCtgacctcactcacacacacactgacctcacacacactgacctcacacacatacagacaccgaTCTGA